The Nitrospira tepida genome includes a window with the following:
- a CDS encoding substrate-binding domain-containing protein has protein sequence MTTQRSKPICGIDAKSRPWFTMALGVLSVLWFSSGGTTGLAAESHRILVVGHGPEQPVIQELARAYEKRHPGTVIDIEWDRVLDTVAMVKSGQADLAVTGQRDPELRAAQVAWDGIAVIVNFANPLSEVTTDQVRALFSGEVQRWSSFEGSDARVELIRRTPDQNIDSGFEESLGIVGKMPESSKPARSDQKTLASVSGKDNAVSYISLKAALDAQGLGIPIRILTIDKVEPGEPTVKEGRYKLRRPVLFLSRKEAHPLVDSFTAFAQSAEGQAILSKMYTAYTPPPNQPKEAKPRDSNAPEAKQAS, from the coding sequence ATGACGACACAGCGATCAAAGCCGATCTGTGGGATCGATGCGAAGTCCAGACCGTGGTTCACGATGGCCCTGGGTGTCCTATCGGTCCTGTGGTTCTCAAGCGGAGGCACGACCGGGCTGGCGGCTGAGTCTCATCGCATTCTTGTGGTGGGCCACGGTCCTGAGCAGCCGGTCATTCAAGAACTCGCGCGCGCTTATGAAAAACGCCATCCTGGAACGGTCATCGATATCGAGTGGGACCGGGTGTTGGACACGGTGGCGATGGTCAAGAGCGGGCAGGCCGATTTGGCCGTGACGGGCCAACGGGATCCGGAGTTGCGCGCCGCGCAGGTTGCGTGGGACGGCATCGCCGTCATCGTGAATTTCGCGAATCCGCTGTCCGAGGTCACCACCGATCAGGTCCGCGCGCTCTTCAGCGGAGAGGTTCAACGATGGTCTTCATTCGAAGGCTCCGATGCGCGGGTCGAATTGATCCGCCGGACGCCGGATCAAAATATCGACAGCGGATTTGAGGAATCCCTCGGGATCGTCGGAAAAATGCCGGAATCCTCCAAACCGGCCCGATCCGATCAAAAAACATTGGCCAGCGTGTCGGGCAAGGACAACGCCGTGAGCTACATCTCGCTCAAGGCGGCGCTGGATGCGCAGGGATTGGGAATTCCGATCCGAATTCTGACCATCGACAAGGTCGAGCCGGGAGAGCCGACGGTGAAGGAAGGACGGTACAAGCTGCGGCGGCCGGTGCTGTTCCTGTCGAGGAAGGAGGCGCACCCTTTGGTGGATTCGTTCACAGCCTTTGCGCAGTCGGCCGAAGGGCAGGCCATCCTGTCGAAGATGTATACGGCCTATACCCCGCCTCCGAATCAGCCGAAGGAAGCGAAGCCCCGGGACTCCAACGCTCCAGAGGCCAAGCAGGCAAGCTGA
- a CDS encoding VOC family protein produces the protein MRDGVKLDALIEPMVADYVAKNRAAQAIKADLDSIAVGLLPVIDHLTIRTDDIDRRAQEFVDLGYEYAETIEYSDWYAKVYRAPGYPALFVDQAYADDRGKTSVIPRWVAKFGDRVFHHLAVRVEDIDKSIARLKAKGVRFAGEIVGAPGSALRQIFTVPESVDGEPFSVLELTERHAGYQGFSPPQADGLMRSTVLQP, from the coding sequence ATGCGGGATGGGGTCAAGTTAGATGCGTTGATCGAACCGATGGTGGCGGACTATGTGGCGAAGAACCGCGCCGCTCAGGCGATCAAGGCGGATCTGGACAGCATCGCGGTGGGACTGCTGCCGGTGATCGACCATCTGACGATCCGGACGGACGATATCGATCGGCGCGCGCAGGAGTTTGTGGACCTCGGCTATGAGTATGCCGAAACCATCGAGTACAGTGACTGGTATGCGAAGGTCTATCGCGCGCCAGGCTATCCGGCGCTCTTCGTCGATCAGGCCTATGCGGATGACCGAGGCAAGACCAGCGTGATCCCGCGGTGGGTCGCGAAGTTCGGAGACCGGGTCTTTCACCATCTCGCGGTGCGGGTGGAAGACATCGACAAGTCGATCGCCCGGTTGAAGGCCAAGGGCGTGCGTTTCGCCGGTGAGATCGTCGGCGCGCCCGGCAGCGCGCTCCGACAAATTTTCACGGTTCCGGAATCGGTCGACGGCGAGCCCTTCTCGGTGCTGGAGCTGACCGAACGCCATGCCGGCTATCAGGGCTTTTCGCCTCCCCAGGCGGACGGACTCATGCGATCGACGGTGCTGCAACCATAG
- the amaB gene encoding L-piperidine-6-carboxylate dehydrogenase, whose translation MVDAAHILDRLGLSQLNPGATIGAWSPAPDQTRTFESLNPATGLALATVSRASIQEYEQVVGAAQQAFLAWRMVPAPKRGEVIRLIGQALREKKDLLGTLVSLEVGKIKAEGDGEVQEMIDMADFAVGQSRMLYGLTMQSERPAHRMYEQWHPLGVVGVITAFNFPVAVWAWNAFIAAVAGDTVLWKPSPKAPLCALAVQRIFRAVLEEQGYPDVFGLVLSDDVSLAERMVEDARLPLISFTGSVPVGRRVAELVGKRLGRTLLELSGNNAIIVDEQADLELATRAIVFGAVGTAGQRCTSTRRLIVHESVRNTLLTKLIAAYKQVRIGDPLEPGVLMGPLIDRAAVERYRETLDEVRREGGEVLVGGSVLDRPGFYVEPTIVSAQHRWKAVQRETFAPILYLMTYKTIDEAIAMHNDVPQGLSSAIFTDSVRRAERFLSAAGSDCGIANVNIGTSGAEIGGAFGGEKETGGGREAGSDSWKAYMRRQTNTINWSTDLPLAQGIRFGE comes from the coding sequence ATGGTGGATGCGGCGCACATTCTGGATCGACTGGGTCTGTCGCAACTGAATCCGGGCGCCACGATCGGAGCCTGGTCGCCGGCGCCGGATCAGACCCGGACGTTTGAGTCGCTGAATCCCGCCACGGGCTTGGCGCTCGCGACGGTCTCTCGCGCGTCGATTCAGGAGTATGAGCAGGTTGTGGGCGCGGCGCAGCAGGCCTTCCTCGCCTGGCGGATGGTGCCGGCGCCCAAGCGGGGCGAGGTCATTCGCCTGATCGGCCAGGCCTTGCGGGAGAAGAAGGATCTCCTGGGCACGCTGGTTTCCCTGGAGGTCGGCAAGATCAAGGCCGAGGGAGACGGGGAGGTGCAGGAAATGATCGACATGGCCGATTTCGCGGTCGGCCAATCGCGGATGCTTTACGGGCTGACCATGCAGTCCGAGCGGCCGGCGCACCGCATGTACGAACAGTGGCACCCGCTCGGTGTGGTCGGGGTCATCACGGCCTTCAACTTTCCCGTCGCCGTCTGGGCCTGGAACGCCTTTATCGCGGCGGTGGCGGGCGACACGGTCCTGTGGAAGCCCTCTCCCAAGGCCCCCTTATGCGCGCTCGCCGTCCAGCGGATCTTCCGGGCCGTGCTGGAAGAACAGGGCTATCCCGACGTCTTCGGTCTGGTGCTCTCGGATGATGTGAGCCTGGCGGAGCGGATGGTGGAAGACGCGCGCCTTCCGTTGATCTCCTTCACCGGCTCGGTCCCGGTCGGGCGCCGGGTGGCGGAGTTGGTCGGGAAACGGCTGGGCCGCACGCTGCTGGAATTGAGCGGCAACAACGCCATCATCGTCGATGAACAGGCGGACCTTGAACTTGCCACCCGCGCGATCGTGTTCGGCGCGGTCGGCACGGCGGGGCAACGCTGCACCAGCACCCGCCGTTTGATCGTGCATGAGTCCGTGCGAAATACGTTATTGACCAAATTGATCGCCGCCTATAAGCAAGTGAGGATCGGAGATCCGCTTGAACCGGGGGTGCTCATGGGGCCGCTGATCGATCGGGCCGCCGTGGAACGGTACCGGGAGACCTTGGATGAGGTGCGGCGGGAAGGCGGAGAGGTCCTCGTCGGCGGGTCGGTGTTGGACCGGCCCGGGTTCTATGTCGAGCCGACGATCGTCTCGGCCCAGCACCGGTGGAAAGCGGTTCAACGGGAGACCTTTGCGCCGATCCTGTATTTGATGACTTACAAGACGATCGATGAAGCGATCGCCATGCACAACGACGTGCCGCAGGGCCTCTCCTCGGCCATCTTCACCGACAGTGTCCGCAGAGCCGAACGGTTTCTGTCCGCGGCCGGGAGCGATTGCGGCATCGCCAACGTGAACATCGGCACATCCGGCGCGGAGATCGGCGGCGCCTTCGGCGGGGAGAAAGAGACGGGCGGGGGGCGGGAAGCCGGCTCGGATTCCTGGAAGGCCTACATGCGGCGACAGACGAACACGATCAATTGGAGCACCGACCTGCCGCTGGCCCAGGGCATCCGATTCGGAGAATGA
- a CDS encoding saccharopine dehydrogenase family protein, with protein MHTVLVIGAGKIGGLIACLLAKSGDYAVHLADLDIDVPLQLGKDLDLSHFTPCSLDVNDRGALLHYLTLHAPVAVISSLPYYCNLAVARAAQEVGVHYFDLTEDVGVTDQIKILSHGGSTAFVPQCGLAPGFISIVAHELMTHFESLDTVKMRVGALPVHPSNALKYSLTWSTDGLINEYGNICYGIEEGEKVPLQPLEGYETIEVDGLLYEAFNTSGGLGTLADTYVGKVRTLNYKTLRYPGHCEKIHLLMKDLKLNEDRETLKRILERAVPRTLQDVVLIYVAVTGQQQGGLFEETYVKKVYPQTIAGRLWSAIQVTTASALCAVVDLVLQQPEAYKGFITEESFPLQGFLENRFGIYYR; from the coding sequence ATGCACACCGTGCTGGTCATCGGGGCCGGAAAGATCGGGGGCTTGATCGCCTGTTTGCTCGCGAAGAGCGGCGACTATGCCGTGCATTTGGCTGACCTCGACATTGATGTCCCGCTCCAGCTCGGGAAGGATCTGGACCTCTCCCATTTCACACCCTGTAGCCTCGATGTCAACGACCGGGGCGCTCTGCTCCATTACTTGACACTGCATGCTCCGGTCGCCGTCATCTCCAGCCTCCCCTATTATTGCAACCTGGCGGTCGCCCGGGCGGCGCAGGAGGTCGGGGTCCATTATTTCGACCTGACCGAGGATGTCGGCGTCACCGACCAGATCAAGATCCTCAGCCATGGCGGGTCCACGGCCTTTGTGCCGCAATGCGGGCTGGCGCCCGGGTTCATCAGCATCGTGGCCCATGAATTGATGACGCATTTTGAATCGCTGGATACCGTCAAAATGCGGGTCGGCGCGCTGCCGGTCCATCCGAGCAATGCGTTGAAATACTCGCTGACCTGGTCCACCGACGGCCTCATCAACGAGTACGGCAACATCTGCTACGGCATCGAGGAGGGAGAAAAGGTCCCCTTACAGCCGCTGGAAGGGTACGAAACGATCGAAGTGGACGGCTTGCTCTACGAGGCCTTCAATACCTCCGGCGGCTTGGGCACGTTGGCCGATACCTACGTGGGCAAGGTCCGGACGCTCAACTACAAGACCCTGCGCTATCCCGGCCATTGCGAGAAGATCCACCTGCTGATGAAAGACCTCAAATTGAACGAGGATCGGGAGACCTTGAAACGGATTCTGGAACGGGCGGTCCCCCGTACTTTGCAGGACGTGGTGCTGATCTATGTGGCGGTCACCGGCCAGCAGCAGGGAGGGCTGTTCGAAGAGACCTACGTGAAGAAGGTCTATCCGCAAACGATCGCCGGGCGGCTCTGGTCGGCGATCCAAGTGACGACCGCTTCGGCACTCTGCGCGGTGGTGGATCTCGTGCTGCAACAGCCGGAGGCCTACAAGGGCTTTATCACCGAAGAGTCCTTCCCGCTTCAGGGTTTTCTGGAGAACCGGTTCGGAATTTATTATCGATAG
- a CDS encoding ImmA/IrrE family metallo-endopeptidase, whose protein sequence is MLRIPAHVILPFGYRILVKQVTDSEMDARDKDADGIWDSDTRTIYIRKRLPVTRRRYILAHELGHAWLDWQHRHLDNGKAST, encoded by the coding sequence ATGCTACGAATCCCGGCTCACGTGATATTGCCGTTCGGATATCGGATCCTGGTCAAGCAAGTCACGGACAGCGAGATGGACGCCAGGGACAAGGACGCCGACGGCATCTGGGACAGCGATACCAGGACGATCTATATTCGGAAACGGTTGCCTGTGACACGCCGGCGCTACATCCTGGCCCACGAACTGGGCCATGCCTGGTTGGATTGGCAACATCGCCACCTCGACAACGGCAAGGCCAGCACCTGA
- a CDS encoding EVE domain-containing protein, whose translation MKTSGRYWLMKSEPSAFSIDDLAASPGQRTCWDGVRNYQARNYMRAMQVGDQVLFYHSNADPPAVVGIAEVVRTTYPDDSAFDKKDKHYDPKSHPSKPVWEMVDIKFVRKFLRPLGLDLLRKQAPLKRMELLRKGSRLSVQPVKPDEWKAILKLADE comes from the coding sequence ATGAAGACGAGCGGACGGTATTGGCTGATGAAATCGGAGCCCTCGGCCTTTTCAATCGATGATCTGGCCGCCTCGCCGGGGCAGCGGACTTGCTGGGACGGCGTGCGCAACTACCAAGCCCGCAACTACATGCGGGCCATGCAGGTTGGTGATCAGGTGCTGTTCTATCACAGCAACGCGGACCCGCCGGCTGTGGTCGGCATCGCCGAAGTCGTGCGCACGACCTATCCGGATGACAGCGCCTTCGACAAGAAAGACAAGCACTACGATCCGAAGAGCCATCCCTCCAAGCCGGTCTGGGAGATGGTGGACATCAAGTTCGTAAGGAAGTTTCTCCGGCCGCTCGGCCTGGACCTGCTGAGAAAACAGGCTCCGCTCAAGCGCATGGAGCTGCTCAGAAAAGGGTCGCGGCTGTCGGTCCAGCCGGTAAAGCCGGACGAGTGGAAGGCGATCCTGAAGCTCGCAGATGAATGA